In Jeotgalibaca arthritidis, a single genomic region encodes these proteins:
- the purQ gene encoding phosphoribosylformylglycinamidine synthase subunit PurQ, whose translation MKFAVVVFPGSNCDIDLFEAIDSVLKEDVSYVDYRETNLDKYDAILIPGGFSYGDYLRCGAIARFAPIMEAIIQKAEAGVPVFGTCNGFQILTEAGLLPGALHSNTHLKFVCKPQRLVVENNDTLFTHLYEKNEEITLPIAHAEGNYYCDPETLAELEANNQIVFRYASDDNPNGSLANIAGITNKAGNVLGMMPHPERAVEDILGFKDGLKLFQSLAKTLVHK comes from the coding sequence ATGAAATTTGCAGTAGTAGTATTTCCTGGATCTAATTGCGATATTGATTTATTTGAGGCGATTGATTCTGTCTTAAAAGAAGATGTCTCATATGTCGACTACCGCGAGACCAACTTAGATAAATATGATGCGATTTTAATTCCTGGTGGGTTTTCTTATGGGGATTATCTACGTTGTGGAGCGATTGCACGCTTTGCACCCATTATGGAAGCTATTATTCAAAAAGCTGAAGCCGGTGTACCTGTATTTGGAACATGTAATGGATTCCAAATTTTAACAGAAGCTGGTCTTTTACCAGGAGCCCTTCACTCAAATACTCATTTGAAATTTGTTTGTAAACCACAACGTTTAGTTGTTGAAAACAATGACACATTATTTACCCACCTTTATGAAAAAAACGAAGAGATTACATTACCTATTGCGCACGCTGAAGGAAATTATTACTGTGATCCAGAAACATTAGCTGAATTAGAAGCCAATAACCAAATTGTATTCCGCTACGCATCGGATGATAACCCGAACGGTAGTTTAGCTAATATTGCTGGAATTACAAATAAAGCTGGTAATGTTCTTGGCATGATGCCTCACCCAGAGCGAGCAGTTGAAGACATACTCGGATTCAAAGACGGCTTGAAACTGTTCCAATCACTAGCTAAAACGCTCGTTCATAAATAA
- the purS gene encoding phosphoribosylformylglycinamidine synthase subunit PurS, protein MYLAKVYITYKESILDPKGEAVKKAIHQLDYQSVASVRMGKYFEITVEENDRAEVERTIEAIADQLLANVTMESYRYEIEEA, encoded by the coding sequence ATGTATTTAGCAAAAGTTTATATCACTTATAAAGAATCAATTTTAGACCCTAAAGGGGAAGCTGTTAAGAAGGCCATTCATCAACTTGATTATCAATCTGTTGCATCTGTAAGAATGGGTAAATATTTTGAAATCACAGTTGAAGAAAATGATCGTGCAGAAGTTGAACGTACTATCGAAGCCATTGCTGATCAATTATTAGCAAATGTCACAATGGAATCATACCGTTACGAAATCGAGGAGGCATAA